The following proteins come from a genomic window of Sardina pilchardus chromosome 13, fSarPil1.1, whole genome shotgun sequence:
- the cuedc1b gene encoding CUE domain-containing protein 1b isoform X2 translates to MTSLFRRSSSNGGSRSGSGPGELNNSRPPRQVRRLEFNQAMEDFKTMFPSMDYEVIECVLRSNSGAVDATIDQLLQMSIDGQGSDDSSDSDDSIPPEILERTLEPDSSDEEPPPVYSPPTYDMHIYDRKYPGAPYTPPPRFEARPPPGHRQVRSYRNWNPPLLGNLPDDFLRILPQQMDSIQRSQSSGLSQPSSSSSLSSVPQHTVPPSGGEVAGGPSSEQDRKLKQYLEDERIALFLQNEEFMRELQRNREFLIALERDRLKYESKKSKSNHSSGSMENSTAGEHFTPGSMEACTAVSDEAMFRDKLKHMGKSTRKKLFEIARTFSEKTKRRKSKRRTLLKHHSLGTANSTANLLDDVEGSPYEDGQSKKLVTQEEEESQKETTS, encoded by the exons ATGACCAGTCTGTTCaggcgcagcagcagcaatggGGGCTCTCGGAGCGGCTCGGGCCCGGGAGAGCTCAACAACAGTCGGCCGCCCCGGCAGGTGCGGCGGCTGGAGTTCAACCAGGCCATGGAGGACTTCAAGACCATGTTCCCCAGCATGGACTACGAGGTGATCGAGTGCGTCCTGCGCTCCAACAGCGGAGCCGTGGACGCCACCATCGACCAGCTCCTGCAGATGAGCATCGATGGACAGGGCTCAGACGACAGCTCCGACTCTGATGACAGCATCCCACCAGAG ATTTTAGAGAGGACTCTGGAGCCAGACAGCTCTGATGAGGAACCGCCTCCTGTCTACTCACCGCCCACTTACGACATGCACATCTATGACCGGAAGTACCCTGGGGCTCcatacacacccccacccag GTTTGAGGCCCGGCCCCCACCAGGTCACAGACAGGTCCGAAGCTATCGGAATTGGAATCCGCCGCTGCTTGGCAACCTCCCTGATGACTTCCTGCGAATACTCCCTCAGCAGATGGACAGCATCCAG AGATCTCAGAGTAGCGGTCTGTCTCagccatcctcctcttcctcactgtcaTCCGTGCCCCAGCATacagtgccacctagtggtggGGAGGTTGCCGGGGGACCGTCATCAGAGCAGGACCGCAAACTGAAGCAGTACTTGGAGGATGAGCGCATTGCCCTCTTCCTGCAGAACGAGGAATTCATGAGGGAGCTACAGCGCAACCGCGAGTTCCTCATCGCTCTGGAGAGAG ATCGCTTGAAGTATGAATCAAAGAAATCCAAGTCCAATCATTCATCAGGTAGCATGGAGAATTCCACTGCAG GTGAGCATTTCACCCCTGGCTCCATGGAAGCTTGCACTGCTGTGTCTGATGAGGCCATGTTTCGAGACAAGCTCAAACACATGGGGAAAT CCACACGGAAGAAGCTGTTTGAAATTGCGAGGACCTTCTCTGAGAAGACAAAGAGGAGGAAGTCAAAAAGAAGAACGCTACTTAAACACCATTC ACTCGGGACCGCTAACTCTACGGCTAACCTTCTGGATGATGTGGAGGGAAGTCCCTATG AAGATGGTCAGTCAAAAAAATTGGTCACTCAGGAAGAAGAGGAATCCCAGAAGGAGACAACGTCATG
- the cuedc1b gene encoding CUE domain-containing protein 1b isoform X1, which translates to MTSLFRRSSSNGGSRSGSGPGELNNSRPPRQVRRLEFNQAMEDFKTMFPSMDYEVIECVLRSNSGAVDATIDQLLQMSIDGQGSDDSSDSDDSIPPEILERTLEPDSSDEEPPPVYSPPTYDMHIYDRKYPGAPYTPPPRFEARPPPGHRQVRSYRNWNPPLLGNLPDDFLRILPQQMDSIQRSQSSGLSQPSSSSSLSSVPQHTVPPSGGEVAGGPSSEQDRKLKQYLEDERIALFLQNEEFMRELQRNREFLIALERDRLKYESKKSKSNHSSGSMENSTAGEHFTPGSMEACTAVSDEAMFRDKLKHMGKSTRKKLFEIARTFSEKTKRRKSKRRTLLKHHSLGTANSTANLLDDVEGSPYEEDGQSKKLVTQEEEESQKETTS; encoded by the exons ATGACCAGTCTGTTCaggcgcagcagcagcaatggGGGCTCTCGGAGCGGCTCGGGCCCGGGAGAGCTCAACAACAGTCGGCCGCCCCGGCAGGTGCGGCGGCTGGAGTTCAACCAGGCCATGGAGGACTTCAAGACCATGTTCCCCAGCATGGACTACGAGGTGATCGAGTGCGTCCTGCGCTCCAACAGCGGAGCCGTGGACGCCACCATCGACCAGCTCCTGCAGATGAGCATCGATGGACAGGGCTCAGACGACAGCTCCGACTCTGATGACAGCATCCCACCAGAG ATTTTAGAGAGGACTCTGGAGCCAGACAGCTCTGATGAGGAACCGCCTCCTGTCTACTCACCGCCCACTTACGACATGCACATCTATGACCGGAAGTACCCTGGGGCTCcatacacacccccacccag GTTTGAGGCCCGGCCCCCACCAGGTCACAGACAGGTCCGAAGCTATCGGAATTGGAATCCGCCGCTGCTTGGCAACCTCCCTGATGACTTCCTGCGAATACTCCCTCAGCAGATGGACAGCATCCAG AGATCTCAGAGTAGCGGTCTGTCTCagccatcctcctcttcctcactgtcaTCCGTGCCCCAGCATacagtgccacctagtggtggGGAGGTTGCCGGGGGACCGTCATCAGAGCAGGACCGCAAACTGAAGCAGTACTTGGAGGATGAGCGCATTGCCCTCTTCCTGCAGAACGAGGAATTCATGAGGGAGCTACAGCGCAACCGCGAGTTCCTCATCGCTCTGGAGAGAG ATCGCTTGAAGTATGAATCAAAGAAATCCAAGTCCAATCATTCATCAGGTAGCATGGAGAATTCCACTGCAG GTGAGCATTTCACCCCTGGCTCCATGGAAGCTTGCACTGCTGTGTCTGATGAGGCCATGTTTCGAGACAAGCTCAAACACATGGGGAAAT CCACACGGAAGAAGCTGTTTGAAATTGCGAGGACCTTCTCTGAGAAGACAAAGAGGAGGAAGTCAAAAAGAAGAACGCTACTTAAACACCATTC ACTCGGGACCGCTAACTCTACGGCTAACCTTCTGGATGATGTGGAGGGAAGTCCCTATG AAGAAGATGGTCAGTCAAAAAAATTGGTCACTCAGGAAGAAGAGGAATCCCAGAAGGAGACAACGTCATG